Genomic DNA from uncultured Fibrobacter sp.:
TGACGCGGCCCTCGATCGCATTGATGTAGATTTTATTTTCTGCAATGCTTTCGCGAAGGATGCGCCTAACCACCCGCAACAGTTTTTCGAAAAGAATATGCTGTTCGCGGAACTCCTCCAAAATCATCGTTTCCCTTGGAGGAAGCCCGTAGTTCTTTTTTGTTTCTTGTTCCATAGGATTCCTACTTCCCAAAAACCTTGTCGATCGTTTCTGTAAATTCGTCGTAGGCGAACGTTCCCTTGAGGCTTGCAAGGGCCCTTGCAAGTCCGCGGAAGTGCCATTCGTGAGAAGCGGCATCCTTGACGCAGAACAGGTCCCACACCTTATCGCCAATCGCCTGGTAGTCGCGGCTGATAGCGCGAATATTGCTCAGCTTGTCTGCGAGCGCAACGATTTTCACTTCGTTGGAGGCCGATGACAGACGTTCAATCGCTTCTTCCTTGCGGAGCCGCCAACTTTCCTGACGGCTCTTTCCTTCGAATTCGATATCGGATTCCGCCTCGACGAGCTGGGCGACGCGCTTACCGAACTCGCGTTCGACATCCTTGAGCGTGACGTCGGTGTCTTCGACGGTATCGTGAAGGGCTGCAGCGGCCAGAAGCTCCTGGTCGTTGGTCATGGTCGCCGCAATCGAGACCGCTTCCATCGGGTGCACGATGTAGGGGAAACCTTTCCCCTTGCGTTCGGCCCCCTGGTGCGCCTTGACGGCAAAAACAATCGCTTTATCGAGAACTGAAGTATCCATAGCTTAAATGTATATT
This window encodes:
- a CDS encoding HD domain-containing protein, producing MDTSVLDKAIVFAVKAHQGAERKGKGFPYIVHPMEAVSIAATMTNDQELLAAAALHDTVEDTDVTLKDVEREFGKRVAQLVEAESDIEFEGKSRQESWRLRKEEAIERLSSASNEVKIVALADKLSNIRAISRDYQAIGDKVWDLFCVKDAASHEWHFRGLARALASLKGTFAYDEFTETIDKVFGK